Genomic DNA from Coffea arabica cultivar ET-39 chromosome 7e, Coffea Arabica ET-39 HiFi, whole genome shotgun sequence:
AAAAACACGCACGTAGAAGTCCATCTGAACAGATAATACTGGAACAATGTACCTTTTATACCGATTTGCATGGCTCTGCATATCCAAAGTGGAAATAACTGCTTACAAGACccagggaaaaaaagaaagaaatagcaAATGACAGAAGGAATAATATTGCCTTTCCAACTCAATGCCTTGACTCAAAATGTTTGAGGTATTACTATTTTCCTTATCTAAAACGTTGGCAATTTGAAAAGGGAAAGGACAGTTTGGTTGTACAGCTGAACTTATTTCAAGCTATAGAAGAGCTTCACAGCCCACGAAATGTCAGACGTGAACTAacacaaaagttttctccttcATCTTCTATCTTCAGAAAGTTATTAAACTTGATACATTTTCATCAAGCAAAGGATGAGCAAGAAGTCACAACAACAGACCACCACAAAACTCAAACGTCTGAATAACGAATTTCCAATTCCTACAGCAAGAATTAGTGAAAACAGACTATCATCAAACGCAAAATTATTAAATTCCCTCTTCTTGAAGGCAAAACTCAAATTTCTTTGCAGAAAGTCAACAGCTTTTCTGGTTAAACAATAGGTACCTCAATGCTGGCAAGAAGGATCCTCAAAGCCATTTCATGGCAATACTTTCCTCTTAATGGATAGGAGCCATACCTAGTTCCAAGCAACAGCAAAAAAGCTTTTTATGACACTTGAATCATCTTAGGTGAGTCCATCACTAAATAATTGTGTTCAATCAGAGGCAATAATATGAATAAGTAATAAACCTTACTTGGAATAGCAAACCTCCCCATTACCCCCACAAAGTACTGCCATATCAGTTGCAGTACACATTAAGATGCCGCCATCAATGACTGATTGGACAGCAGAGTCCAGAAACACGGAGGGTGAGCCATAAGGATCAAGATCCACCTGAAACACCGACAAACAGGAAAAGATCATTAATTGGCTCAGAATGCGACTGCGATTAACAAGAAAACATGTTTCTTTCTTACTTTTCTTATCAAGATACAAACTACGGGCAAATTACTCACTCACAAACAAGTATCAAGCACAAAAGACTGGGAAAATTATGCATGTCTTTTTCCATGGATCAATAGCATGAACACAAATTAAAAGAATGTCCAAACTTCAGATCAATACCATGTAAATCTGTCTGAAAAGGATACCAAGCATATGAACCATACCACGTCAAATTCTTTTGGATGGGTAAGCATGTAAACTCTCGCATCAGCGAGGTGAGATTCCACCTTTGAACATGCTACTGACCCATTGAACTTGATGTTTCTCCGGCAAGCTTCAACTGACACTGCACAAGAGACAAACATTATTACACATTTTCATCATATACTCTCAAGGACAACCAAGCTCCATCTACCTTTATCATTGTCCAATGCTACAACCTGGCCAATTCCTTCAACTTCCCGTGCATATCTTAGAGCTCTCAAACCAGAAGCTGACAAAGCCTGTTAAAGCAGATAAGTTTTTGAGATATGCAGTACTGaagcccttttcttttttgaaaagaaataaaatatagGGCACAACTTAAAttaaaagaagaattttcagaAACCTCAAGAACTCGGGGTGGTTTCAACCCTCCTCGGCTTTTCTCCTCTATATTATCAACCAGCTTCTCTGATGTGCTACAAGGTTCATGTTCAGACGCCTCTTCTGAAGCTTCGTATCGACCATTAGATTTTTCAGCCTCAGAGATGGACTCTACTGGAGCTTCTGTTTTGTCAACAGGCTTATCTGATACCTTTGCTACTGCTTTCATTCTTTTTGACAACATTGCTTCATGTTCTAGCTTGCGTTTTGCTATAAATGCCCTCAGAACAGCAATAGACATATCTCTGTTATTAACCTGGAAACGAGACAATGCACCAAGGATTAGGTTATTGTGTTTCCAATGCTGAACTAGATACGGAGACCTCTATATTTGAGATACTACAATATTTATAGCACGTTAATTGTGATATTACTAGTTCTACAACACATAATCATTTCTTCAAGGCCGGGGACCAGCCCCTGCAAACTGTACGCTGACCATTAAAATGCATGTATCTAACTTGAATTTTTAACTGAATCGTTTTCACAGACTGGTCCGCCAGTAACAATTGAGGTTAGAAGTAAGCCCAAAGCTAAAACACAATAGCCCACGATGGACTATATCGCAATTGACGCGCTCATCcaataaaaatccataaaagatACCATCTCTACAATTGAAAGGATTGAAATTTGATTGATTAGAAAGTAAACAGCTCTAAAAACTCAGGGGAAAATGCAAGACCTGGGTTTTATTGTAGAAGACTTCGTTTTTAGCGTGCATGAGAATCTCAGCCTCTCCTTCTCTGATGACAGTGTAATCATTGAGATCAAGGGAGGCAGCCTTTGAGGTCTCCTTTTGCTGTTCCTCCTCATCCCCTGTTTTCTCTCCACTCGCGCCCATATCAATATCAAATGTTGTCGCTTCAACAATAAAATTGGAGAATCTGGGGTTGAATGCTCCTTCACTTGGCGGctgcggcggcggcggcggcgacGGGGTAGGTTGTAGCTTTGGAAGTGGGGAGAAAGGCCGAAGTTGGAAAGAGaggaattttctgaaatttcttgtgTTTTTGGCTGAAGTTTGTAAAAGGGGAAGGAGCGAACGCATCAAGGAAGAGGGCTTATATAGGGGTATGCAGACATGGCTGGATTTGGTCAAGGGAATTCCTAAAACCCTACCCTGGGTTTTCAGTGAAAGATTCTTGGAGCATATTGTCAAAGAATATCTACCTTAGGTACTAGACCACAATTATACATATTCATCTTTACAATAATAGAACCTgtgtaatgatttttttttttttttgaagaaaagtaGAGATAGTTAACACCAATTgtctattttcaaattttttttttctctatctatacTACATATAAAAGGGCAGGGAGCCTTTTGGTGTAAATAAAAAGTTATCATCTTATGATCTTTTTAAATTATCCTTTAAATATAACTGTCCACTATCATGTTACTTCTCGCACCCATTATCATATCTATCTCTATCTCTTCCACCCACAATCATATCTATTTCAACCTCTGTTTTTATAACTACCCACTATCAAATAATAGACtatttgtacattttatttatgTAAATGTCTGTATgtattataaaattataaaaccAAATctcttaaaaaaataattttaacaaatattttaaaaaaaattttaaaaatatttatttattattgcacgCGCGTCGAGTTTGTCTTAAG
This window encodes:
- the LOC113702340 gene encoding tRNA (guanine(26)-N(2))-dimethyltransferase 2 produces the protein MRSLLPLLQTSAKNTRNFRKFLSFQLRPFSPLPKLQPTPSPPPPPQPPSEGAFNPRFSNFIVEATTFDIDMGASGEKTGDEEEQQKETSKAASLDLNDYTVIREGEAEILMHAKNEVFYNKTQVNNRDMSIAVLRAFIAKRKLEHEAMLSKRMKAVAKVSDKPVDKTEAPVESISEAEKSNGRYEASEEASEHEPCSTSEKLVDNIEEKSRGGLKPPRVLEALSASGLRALRYAREVEGIGQVVALDNDKVSVEACRRNIKFNGSVACSKVESHLADARVYMLTHPKEFDVVDLDPYGSPSVFLDSAVQSVIDGGILMCTATDMAVLCGGNGEVCYSKYGSYPLRGKYCHEMALRILLASIESHANRYKRYIVPVLSVQMDFYVRVFVRVYTSASAMKNTPLKLSYVYQCTGCDSFHLQAIGRTVSKNTSLRYLPGFGPVVPQECSDCGKKYNMGGPIWSAPIHDQEWVTCILEDVKSMKDHYPAYGRISAVLTTISEELSDVPLFLSLHNLCATLKCTSPSAVIFRSAVINAGYRISGTHVNPLGLKTDAPMDVIWDIMRCWVKNHPVKAQPPDQAGSVILAKERVLQANFARAVASLSKAQAKKVARFLPNPERHWGPKLRAGRQITSKHVSLLGVDAVNGASNHEEDSDEPAAKRKKAEDLTPS